The following are encoded together in the Arcobacter aquimarinus genome:
- a CDS encoding SMI1/KNR4 family protein, with protein MNEKFEKFKQWLTLNYSDGLLDLNPPATNEEIEELKNALGVDLPDDFISVLKIHNGQKGDLAWLFDSQEFLSTKRIIEEFNTWKNLLEGELQGKISTPDDGVKSDWWNVNWIPFTSDGCGDHYCIDLSPTASGTKGQIITLWYELGEREIVAQSFSSWFDEYIEQLYSGDLVYSKEYNSIVHKDELE; from the coding sequence ATGAATGAAAAATTTGAAAAGTTTAAGCAGTGGCTTACACTTAATTATAGTGATGGTTTATTAGACTTAAATCCTCCTGCTACAAATGAAGAGATAGAAGAACTAAAAAATGCTTTGGGTGTTGATTTACCTGATGATTTTATTAGTGTACTAAAAATACATAATGGTCAAAAAGGCGATTTGGCTTGGCTTTTTGATTCTCAAGAGTTTTTATCAACCAAGCGTATTATTGAAGAGTTTAACACTTGGAAAAATTTATTAGAGGGTGAACTTCAAGGAAAAATTTCAACTCCTGATGATGGAGTTAAAAGTGACTGGTGGAATGTAAACTGGATACCATTTACGAGTGATGGTTGTGGAGATCATTATTGTATTGATTTAAGTCCTACGGCAAGTGGTACAAAAGGTCAAATTATTACTTTATGGTATGAATTAGGTGAGAGGGAAATAGTAGCTCAAAGTTTCTCGTCTTGGTTTGATGAGTATATTGAACAGTTATATTCAGGGGATTTAGTTTACTCAAAAGAGTACAACTCAATAGTTCATAAAGATGAATTAGAATAA
- a CDS encoding type II toxin-antitoxin system RelE/ParE family toxin → MNKFEVIWTKNAQLDLESIIEYIKIDSITIAKKIFFEIKKECENLHYFSERKRVVPELQQIGISKYREIIYEKYRIIFKIDNSKIYVLLVVDSRRNLEDILFQRLIEKK, encoded by the coding sequence ATGAACAAGTTTGAAGTTATTTGGACAAAAAATGCCCAACTTGATTTAGAATCAATTATCGAATATATCAAAATAGATAGTATAACTATTGCCAAAAAGATATTTTTTGAAATCAAAAAAGAGTGTGAAAATCTACACTATTTCTCCGAAAGAAAAAGAGTTGTACCTGAGTTACAACAAATTGGTATTTCAAAATATCGAGAAATTATCTATGAAAAATATAGAATCATTTTTAAAATCGACAATTCAAAAATTTATGTTTTATTAGTTGTTGATTCACGAAGAAACTTAGAAGATATACTTTTTCAAAGATTGATTGAAAAAAAATGA
- a CDS encoding type II toxin-antitoxin system RelE/ParE family toxin encodes MVDIYWTEEAENWLKSIHDYIVLDKNDIAKKVVTEIYQKVQILQSFPRIGYEYENSQHKEIRILLYGHYRIAYLIKNENTIDILGVFHGALDIERYL; translated from the coding sequence ATGGTAGATATATATTGGACAGAAGAAGCAGAAAATTGGCTTAAAAGTATTCATGATTACATAGTTTTGGATAAAAATGATATTGCTAAAAAAGTTGTAACCGAAATATATCAAAAAGTACAAATACTTCAATCTTTTCCAAGAATTGGTTATGAATACGAAAATAGTCAACATAAAGAGATAAGAATATTACTGTATGGGCATTATAGAATTGCATATTTAATTAAAAATGAAAATACAATTGATATTTTAGGTGTATTTCATGGGGCATTGGATATTGAAAGATATTTATAA
- a CDS encoding type II toxin-antitoxin system Phd/YefM family antitoxin: MHLSQDIKPISYLKAKTAEVINSVNENQRTIIITQNGEAKAVVQDIKSYENLQNSLNLLKLIVQSENDIENNEVIKQDKMFENLENKLFG, translated from the coding sequence ATGCATTTAAGTCAAGATATAAAACCAATTAGTTACCTAAAAGCAAAAACAGCTGAAGTAATAAACAGTGTAAATGAAAATCAAAGAACGATAATCATCACACAAAATGGCGAAGCAAAAGCGGTTGTTCAAGATATTAAAAGTTATGAAAATTTACAAAATTCTTTGAATTTATTAAAATTGATTGTTCAAAGTGAAAACGATATTGAAAACAACGAAGTAATAAAACAAGATAAAATGTTTGAAAATCTTGAAAATAAACTGTTTGGATAA
- the hrpB gene encoding ATP-dependent helicase HrpB, with product MKNLPIYDVLDEIKTILNSNSKLIVEAPPGAGKSTVFPISLLDELCLEDKMIIMLEPRRVAARMVAIQMAKLLGEEVGQTVGYQVKMESCYSKQTKLLVVTEAILVRKLQSDQALEDVAMVIFDEFHERSIHTDLSLALCLQVQELLRDDLKLLIMSATLDSRELKNLLGDVPVVTSQGKIYDVENIYLEANIKQPDYKSINTLLLNTTLKAIKEDEGDILVFLAGAGEIQKLQISLEESLKDKDIEILPLYSNLSKEKQDKAVTKSNKRKIILSTNIAQTSLTIEGVKVVIDSGLEKVSVYNNSNAMNHLELCFISNDSAIQRAGRAGRLSNGKCYKLWHKSKILQDTSKAEILRTDLSSFFLDLALWGYEDIKEFKFLDYPSKVVEDSTNLVLKELQMLNEDNQISTLGKKALTLGLHPRLAFMILRANELGFAYEASLLSAMLSEKDIFKNMSSNSDIYSRFLHLYEKDFDSVYINKFQATNILKQAEFFYNKLKSIETINKKVKEIDEESLSILLLLAYPDRLAKQRGKNDNRYKLSNGKGAILNQEDSLFNEEFLVIANLNAQNKDSYINQALKISLQTIEKEFESYIKKKESITYNKENKKFDIKEHYYFYELELYSRAISNEAKHDFSKLILELIKKEGLELLTWSKKAIELQNRVNFINENMNSEFPLFTNEALLKSVDIWLEPYLQNITTVKELEALDMYSILLGIIPWEKQQLLDTLAPSGILVPSGSNIKIDYSNPKNPILAVKIQEMFGLNITPKILNNSIALQIHLLSPALRPIQITNDLKSFWENSYDEVRKELFSKYKKHYWPINPFEAVATNKTKKNMGQRID from the coding sequence ATGAAAAACCTTCCTATTTATGATGTTTTAGATGAGATAAAAACTATACTTAACTCAAACTCAAAACTTATAGTTGAAGCACCTCCAGGGGCAGGTAAAAGTACAGTTTTTCCTATCTCTTTACTTGATGAGCTTTGCCTTGAAGATAAAATGATAATTATGCTAGAACCAAGAAGAGTCGCAGCAAGAATGGTAGCAATTCAAATGGCAAAACTACTAGGTGAAGAAGTAGGGCAAACAGTAGGCTATCAAGTAAAGATGGAGAGTTGTTACTCTAAACAAACAAAACTATTAGTTGTAACAGAAGCAATACTTGTACGAAAACTTCAAAGTGACCAAGCTTTGGAAGATGTGGCTATGGTGATTTTTGATGAATTTCATGAAAGAAGTATTCATACTGATTTATCTCTTGCTCTTTGTCTTCAAGTACAAGAACTATTAAGAGATGATTTAAAACTTTTGATTATGTCTGCAACTCTTGACTCACGTGAGTTAAAGAATCTTTTAGGAGATGTGCCAGTTGTAACTTCACAAGGAAAAATATATGATGTTGAAAATATCTATCTTGAAGCAAATATAAAACAACCAGATTATAAAAGCATAAATACTCTTCTTTTAAATACTACATTAAAAGCTATTAAAGAAGATGAGGGAGATATCTTAGTCTTTTTAGCAGGAGCAGGTGAGATACAAAAACTTCAAATATCACTTGAAGAGAGTTTGAAAGATAAAGATATAGAAATCCTTCCTTTGTATTCTAATCTAAGTAAAGAAAAGCAAGACAAAGCAGTTACAAAATCAAATAAAAGAAAAATAATACTTTCTACAAATATCGCTCAAACCTCTTTGACAATTGAGGGTGTTAAAGTTGTGATTGATTCAGGATTAGAAAAAGTATCAGTTTATAATAACTCAAATGCAATGAATCATTTAGAACTATGTTTTATCTCAAATGATTCAGCAATACAAAGAGCAGGAAGAGCAGGTCGTCTAAGCAATGGAAAGTGTTATAAACTTTGGCATAAAAGTAAGATACTACAAGATACAAGTAAAGCTGAGATTTTAAGAACTGATTTGAGTTCATTTTTCTTGGATTTAGCACTTTGGGGATATGAGGATATAAAAGAGTTTAAATTTTTGGATTATCCTTCAAAGGTGGTAGAAGATAGTACAAACTTAGTGCTTAAAGAACTACAAATGCTAAATGAAGATAATCAAATAAGTACATTAGGAAAAAAAGCCTTAACTCTTGGTCTTCATCCTCGATTAGCTTTTATGATATTAAGAGCAAATGAATTAGGCTTTGCTTATGAAGCATCACTTTTATCTGCGATGTTAAGTGAAAAAGATATTTTTAAAAATATGAGTTCAAATAGTGACATATATTCAAGGTTTTTACATTTGTATGAAAAAGATTTTGATAGTGTTTATATAAATAAATTTCAAGCAACAAATATTTTAAAACAAGCAGAGTTTTTTTATAACAAACTAAAAAGTATAGAAACTATAAATAAAAAAGTAAAAGAGATAGATGAAGAGAGTTTGAGTATTTTACTTCTTTTAGCATATCCTGATAGATTGGCAAAACAAAGAGGAAAAAACGACAATAGATATAAACTAAGTAATGGGAAAGGTGCTATTTTAAATCAAGAAGATAGTCTGTTTAATGAAGAGTTTTTAGTAATAGCAAATCTAAATGCACAAAACAAAGACTCATACATAAACCAAGCTTTGAAGATTTCTTTGCAAACTATCGAAAAAGAGTTTGAATCATATATAAAAAAGAAAGAATCAATCACTTACAACAAAGAGAATAAAAAGTTTGATATAAAAGAGCACTATTATTTCTATGAGTTAGAGTTATATTCAAGAGCAATATCAAATGAAGCTAAGCATGATTTCTCAAAACTTATTTTAGAGTTGATTAAAAAAGAGGGTTTAGAACTTTTAACTTGGAGTAAAAAAGCTATCGAGTTGCAAAATAGGGTGAACTTTATAAATGAAAATATGAATAGTGAATTTCCACTATTTACAAATGAAGCTTTACTAAAGAGTGTTGATATTTGGCTAGAGCCATATTTACAAAATATCACAACAGTAAAAGAGCTTGAAGCTTTGGATATGTACTCTATCTTACTTGGAATAATACCTTGGGAAAAACAACAACTTTTGGATACTCTTGCTCCAAGTGGCATTTTAGTTCCAAGTGGTTCAAATATAAAAATAGATTATTCAAACCCAAAAAATCCAATCTTAGCAGTAAAGATACAAGAGATGTTTGGACTAAATATTACTCCCAAAATACTAAACAATAGTATTGCTTTGCAAATACATCTTCTAAGCCCAGCTTTAAGACCAATACAAATAACAAATGATTTGAAAAGCTTTTGGGAAAACTCATACGATGAGGTAAGAAAAGAGTTGTTTTCAAAGTATAAAAAACACTATTGGCCTATAAACCCTTTTGAAGCTGTGGCTACTAATAAGACTAAGAAGAATATGGGGCAGCGTATAGATTAA
- a CDS encoding deoxyguanosinetriphosphate triphosphohydrolase family protein: MENKVYSRETIDFAKEQESILNKLLYRETPSEETRKIGRDDSMKDYARILYSSSFRRLQGKMQLLGINSTNFTRNRLTHSLEVAQIARSIAHNLELDKIIFAESCSLAHDLGNPPFGHYGEVILNNLAKDYGGYEGNAQTFRILRKLEKKHHKYEGLNLTLRTLFGITKYFYKREEINNSFLIFKNSKINKKFLYDEDYNFLKNELIKHEITITKSIDAQIMDLADEIAYAAHDLEDALSIGIISLGEMIHEFKISEKYNCAYDYFLEIVKPVQDIALKSTKLNTSEEYSAVLRKELTSTIVHSLCLDIGIIEKDGVKQLGFKTKEKLSEGLKKLLFNAILRKKNVQHYEKKGEKIIRGLYEVYTDTKYNKNNILLPAEYRKRNDKQERLVIDYISGMMDSFAEQEYIKYFGKSEIEKLYFKI, from the coding sequence ATGGAAAATAAGGTATATTCACGTGAGACTATTGACTTTGCAAAAGAGCAGGAATCAATTTTAAATAAATTATTATATAGAGAAACTCCTTCTGAAGAAACAAGAAAAATTGGAAGAGATGATTCTATGAAAGATTATGCAAGAATTCTTTATTCTTCTTCATTTAGGAGATTACAAGGAAAAATGCAATTATTAGGAATAAATTCAACAAATTTTACAAGAAATAGATTAACTCATAGTTTAGAAGTAGCTCAAATAGCTAGGTCTATTGCTCATAATTTAGAGCTTGACAAAATCATCTTTGCTGAAAGTTGTTCCCTTGCTCATGATTTAGGAAATCCTCCTTTTGGTCATTATGGAGAGGTGATTTTGAATAATCTTGCGAAAGATTATGGAGGATATGAAGGGAATGCTCAAACCTTCCGAATACTTAGAAAATTAGAAAAAAAACATCATAAATATGAGGGATTAAATTTAACTTTAAGAACACTATTTGGAATCACAAAATATTTCTATAAAAGAGAAGAAATAAATAATTCTTTTTTAATTTTTAAAAATTCTAAAATAAATAAAAAGTTTTTATATGATGAAGATTATAACTTTTTAAAAAATGAACTTATTAAACATGAAATAACTATAACTAAAAGTATAGATGCCCAAATTATGGATTTAGCAGATGAAATAGCTTATGCAGCACATGATTTAGAAGATGCCTTAAGTATTGGAATTATAAGCTTAGGTGAAATGATTCATGAATTTAAAATTAGTGAAAAATATAATTGTGCTTATGATTATTTTTTGGAAATTGTAAAACCAGTACAAGATATTGCACTAAAATCAACTAAACTTAATACTTCAGAAGAATATTCTGCTGTTTTAAGAAAAGAATTAACTTCTACAATAGTTCATAGTTTATGCCTTGATATTGGAATAATAGAAAAAGATGGTGTAAAACAATTAGGATTCAAAACTAAAGAAAAACTGTCAGAAGGACTAAAAAAACTCTTATTTAATGCAATTTTGAGAAAAAAAAATGTTCAACATTATGAAAAAAAGGGTGAAAAAATAATAAGAGGATTATATGAAGTTTATACTGATACTAAATATAATAAAAATAATATTTTATTACCTGCTGAATATAGAAAAAGAAATGATAAACAAGAAAGACTTGTAATAGATTATATTTCAGGGATGATGGATTCTTTTGCAGAACAAGAATACATCAAATATTTTGGGAAAAGCGAAATTGAGAAATTATATTTTAAAATATAA